The Chelonoidis abingdonii isolate Lonesome George chromosome 12, CheloAbing_2.0, whole genome shotgun sequence DNA segment TACTGGAGGTGAGTGTAACACCGTTCCCATCGCATCATCCATCCCATTCTCCATTTTCCCTGTCGCACTCAGATTGTGAACGTGGCCACAGCCTCCCTGCACTCATCCCTTTTCCGAGGACACCGTACGCGCCACGCGATCACTGCCTTGGCCTACCACCCAGGGAGACCCAGCCTGCTCCTGGCTGTGGGGGCTGACGGCATCATCTCTCTCTACAGCATGGACTCAGAGACACCGCTGGCAACAGTGACAGGTATCTGGAGACATTCCATAGGGTACCTTGTCACCACGTGCCTGGGGGATGGgtctttccctcttctccccaaggAAAGGGCCAGGAGCCCTGGCCCTATGGTGTGGGGGTCAGTGAGCTGGGGGAATCCCTTCCTCACCTTTGTCCTTGTTGCTGGGGTAACAGCCTTTGCTGGTTGCTCTCCCTGtgtctgtcccaccccagagaagGAGAATGAGATCAATGCCATGGATTTCTGCATGGACGGCAGCACCTACGCCACTGCTGGCAAGGATCGACATATTCGGCTCTATGACAGCCACACCAACCAGGTGAGTCGAGAGGGGCATGCCAGAAGAGTGTGCAGGCAGCACATATGAGGGGAGGGGTGGTGCCTAGGGAAGGGCTCTATCTGGAGTGTGGGTGGGCAGCAAGGATAGGGTGTTCTGTCTTGGGGAAGAGCCAGGTCTGGAGTTGGGGTGTACGTGTgttgccctgctcccagctgtgtGTCTCAATCACCCCATGACCCAgattctgcttcccttccccacagctgTCCCACATTCTGCAGGCTCCTGACTTCATGACTGGTGATGTGACACCAAGCAGTGGGCACTCTCGCCGCATCTTTGCCCTCCGCTTTCACCCTGGAGAGCGCCATATGTTCCTGACAGCTGGCTGGGATGACTGTGTGAAGGTCAGGCCCTGCATTATGTGTGGGTATGGATGGAGGGGTAGCAGGAGaaaaggggggcaggggctgtgtctgTGGCCTCTGGCTAATGGGGAGGGGTTCTGGATGCTACCATTGTTACCTGTCTCTTATCTGTGCCTAGATCTGGGACAAGAGGATGGCAAAGGAGGCTCAGAGAGTGATCAATGGGCCTCACATCTGTGGCCCAGGCCTTGACATCCAGGTGAGAAGTGGGAGGTAACAGGGGGACAGAGGGCATGAGTTACACTGTGTGGGCATGCAGAGTCCTAGCCAGGGCTGGTCTGTGCTGACCGTGAACCAATAGCTCTGGGACCAGGGTCACCTGCCCCCCAATACCTCATCCCCACTGGAGAAGTAACCTTTACCCACATAGGGTAACTATGCTCTGGTACCAGCTCCTGCGTGCCCCAGGGGAGAGAGAATGCCCCATATCTGAGCCTGACTCCTTTCCCCCCCAGGGTAACTGCGTGCTCACTGGCTCCTGGGTGCCCCACAATGCACTTCAGCTCTGGGATCTACGGACATCCCAACTGCAGAAGAACCTCCCCTTTCCTGGAGGCCCCACACAGGGCCAGTTCCTCTACGCAGCCCGGTTCTGTGACCAGGACATAGTGGTGGCTGGGGGCAGCGGCACCAGTGGAGCCAGCgccatccacactggcactgaCCAGGTGAGAAGGTGGACTACCCTGCTTGGGAATAAAGGGGGAGTAGGCATTCCCCACTTGGGGGAATGACAGTGAGAGCTAGTGGAACTGGGTTACACTTGTGGGTAGGGAAGCAGTGTGAGCCGGGAAACAGGGTGGGGGATGTTTGGGGGCCTTGAATGGTATGAgccaggggagagggcaggggagggggtggttgGAGGGGTGGGGTGATGTGCTGTGAGCAAGGACAGTAGGGAGGTTGGGGCAGTGAGCAAGAATGGAGGAGTGGGGCGGAGGAAGGCCAGGGATTGGGAGGTGTGAGCCAGGGCAGCAGGGTGCTCAGTCCTGGGTGAAATGCTTTTTGTCTCCAGGTGCTCGGCGAGATCCTGCTGCCCAACAAACCAGTGCAGTCTGTAGCAGTAGCTCCCTGTGGGCGGGTGGTGGCTGTGGCTGGTGTGGGAGGGAATCTCCACATCGCAGACCTGCACTGAGCCCCAGCAGAGAGGGGGTGAGAAGTGGACAAACCTGGGAGTCACAATCCCCCCCATCTACAGTTCCTCTGATCTATGGCTCTCCCACATGATTCTGCCCCATCAGGACTACGGCCCTCTGCGATGTCTGGGAACACAGGACCCCCAGgctccccttcccagctcccctgcacCCCTCTGTAAGACCTGGAGCATCCAGACCCCTGGGCACCTGCTGGCATCTAATAAACTTCCTGCACCTGAAGAGGTGACTCGTGAGGTCTGTGAATGCGAAGGCTCCCCCCGGAGCATGGGGGCGGAAGCTAGCCACTTGCTGGGAATttatgggaggagaggaggcctGTACACTGGGAATCTCTGGGATTTGTGAGGGCATGGGTTTCTAAACCACTTCCTGCCACCGCTttgtgcagggaggtgggggctcATCTCCAGCGGTGTTAAATTTCCCTCAGTTTGGTGAGGACAGCTCCAGCACCCCCCAGTCTtgggcagggccgcccgggggggggcaagtggggcaatttgccccgggccctgcagggacctccacaagaatacagtattctatagtattgcaactttttttatggaaggggcccccaaaattgctttgccccaggccttctGAATCCTGTGAGCGGCCCTGGTCCTGGGCTCGGTCAGCCTGTGTCCATGCAACGGCCTCTGGAACCAGGAAACTCTATGCaggtagcatctacactgcatctgggaacaagcctcccagcctgggtaggcAGACTTGTGCTAATGTGCTAAAAAGAGCTGTGGGGATGTCGCTGAAGGCTCACATTAGACAGCCAATGACTACACCGCTCGCTGTCAGCTGCAATGTATCCTCCGATGAGAGACAGCCTCCACCCTgatcctccccctccacccactgCAGGGACAGCCTccgccctcacacacacacctctgcaggAACAGCCtccaccctcacacacacaagcCCCCTCGCCACTGCAGCAACAgcctctgccctcattccctccccctcctccctgcaggaaCAGCCTGCACCCTCACATACACCCCCCCTGCAGGGACAGCCTCCACCCTCTCACACAcaagccccttccccactgcagcaaCAGCCTCCGCCCTcatcccccactccacccactgCAGGGACAGCCTCcatcctctcacacacacacacacacacacacacacatccctgcagGGACAGCCTCTGCCCTCACACaagccctctccccactgcagcgaCAGCCTCCGCCCtcattctctccccctccttcctgcaggGACAGCCTccacccttacacacacacagacccctgCAGGGACAGCCTCCGcctcgggggggagggagtgagaggAATGGGGATGGAACAGGTTGGAGGCAGGCACGCTAGGCGGGAAGGCACAGCAGTGCAGTCATGAGACCTCCTCAGTGCTGCCAGCTCCCAGTTTCCTCCTCACAGTGATGTGATTTTTGGCCTCTGTTGCAGTCGGTTTCCTGATGATGCAAGAAACTCTCCAGCCTTCCTGAGAATTTCAGCCTGGCACATGGGAAAACCATTCTGGTTGGCTGCCTTTCCACCTCCTGGGGatgagcagccaatcagagattCTGCAGAGGCAACTGgaactctttcccctcctctccagagctGTGTCTGGGTGATggaagggcagggggagcagccaACAACATCCTTGCAGGAGGGGAAGGAATGAAaagagtccccctccctcccccatccttgcAGTTGGGAAGGGTGAAGAAGAGCAGGCCTGGGAGAGGGTGTGAAGAACCCCTGGTACTGGAGGAGGAGCGGAGGTGGGAGTTGGGGAGCACAGAATTATTGCATGAGAATGGAGGAGACGCTCTGGAGTCACCTCTGagtcccatccccactcccccacccccaccctgcagcagaCCCACCTTTCACTGGAACCTGCCCAGAAAGGCAGGAGCTGTGCGGTGCAGCTGCTGAGCCGTGAGCAgcaggagccagtgcagagggagGAGATGTCTGTGGGCTCTGGCACCGGAAATCCCCGTGGGTTACAACTGCAGCAATGCTAACCCCCCGGGCACAGCCCGAGCTGCTGCTTCAGAAAGAcaagatgtggggggagggggtctccaccaAGGCTTGGGAAATGAAGCAGTAAGACTGGTGCCTTCAGGATCGGGGCAGGAGACATTGCCTGGATCCACTCTGGAGCAGCTGCAACCAGTGTGGGCATCTGCCCtgaatccagagtcactccagtcTGGGCTCAAAGATTTTTCACCATAGGAGAAAATCGTGTTTCCCACCCATGGGCTCCTCCAGCTATAACTGCAGTGACTTTTCAGGTGAGTCCTGGCGTTGCTGTGCTGAGCGGAGAGGCTCAAACATCTGCCCAGTTTGGTGTTTGTAAAGGTAAATCGggccatctctgtgcctcagcatgATGCGGGGAGGGGCAGCATGTGGGGGAATATTCCCACGTTGGATGTGGCGATTGGCAGAATCCCCAGGGAGCCCTGACACTCAGCCAGGGTCTATGCAATGAGCTGCCTGGGAGCCATGCTTACCCCTCTAGTGCAGTGCCTAGGTCGGGCGGGGCAGGGCTCTCTCCAGATAGTGTGGGCCCAGTGCTCCCAGCAGCCCTTCTGTTTTGCAGGTCTGGGGCAGCTGCAAGGCACTGGTGCCATGTGGGGGCTTGTTGGGGCACTGGTCCTGTCGCACCTGGTGTCCCTGTTGTGGAATATTTTCTGCTGCGTGAGGCACACGGCACACAGAGGTAGGTGTTGCAAGGAGGGAACAGTCTGTTCAGAGCACAGGGGCACAGTTCCTACCCCACTTAACTACAACCCCGTTGTAGGGCTCCTGtcccctgctcctctgtctcCCAGACTGTCTTGGTGcacagggggtgctggctcccatatCCCTCTTCCCTACAGGGTTCTGTCtcctgggtccccctccccataTATCTCCAGAAGGGGCTACTGCCTCCAATCCCCTCTCGCCCTCTGCCTGTTGTGTGTCTTGCTGCAGAGGGCACCCTTTATCCCCCTCACTCCATGTCCCAGCcccaactcctccctctccccatcttACTCCATATGGAGCCCAGCTCCTCTTCTCCATGGCTCCCCGCCTGTCTCATGCCAGGCTCCCCCACACACAATCCCATCCCCCGCTGACTCCGTCTCCTCCCATGTCCCTGCCTGCCACACCCCACCGGCACCACCGGCATCCCAGAGATCTGTCCCTCCCCCGACCCCCGGTTACAGCCTGTGGGGCtgatctctttttctttctctctctctctctttcctgccctgCTTGCACAGATGAGTCCAGGAAGCTCTTGCCTCGGTTCAGCAGAAGGTGAGTCCAACAGAGGAAACAGCAGGAGCAATGAGTCACTGCATTGTCCGAGTCCCAGAGCATCACCACTGAGGTTCTCCTTGTGCTgttaggggcaggggaggggggcagctttGTCAGCCAGTGAATgaaacagaggcagggagaaggggggaatgTCACAGGGAATCTGAAccaaggaatagaacccaggagtcctgactgccaggGTTCCCCTCCTGCTCTCAACCCCTAGATCCCACTCTCATGCCAGAGCTGGCCCAGAAATCAGGGGTGCCGATTCCCCATCCTGCACATCACTACCCACTCAGCCCGCTCTGGCTGGACGGGGCCCTGGTTTGAATTAAGGGGATTGTTACAGATTGAGACCACACAAGcattttttccctctctgggtGTGTACCACCACCGCCACCTTTCCCCATTCTCCTCTGCCAGTCCCCTGTGCATTCACCTAGACCCTGGCTCTGAGCGATTTACTGGATTTTTGGTTTCCCTCCCAGTGTGAAGCATGTGACTGAGGAGATTCCAGTCTATGGCAACATCAGTTACCTACAGACAGGTGAGTAGCACCCAGGcccctcacaggatcaggccccattgtgctgaggATGCCTGGTCTCTGGCCTGAATAAAAGAGCACACGtgtacactcacacacacaatgtgtgtggaggggagataATTCTGTCACCTGTTCTGTGACATTACTGGTCGAGTCCCCAACGGGCAGCAGGCATGTCAGCATCATCAATGCTGATTTGCATATGCTGGGAGCCTGGCTCTTGGCTCTAAGAAGGGCCATTCATGGGCTGGTTTCTTGTGGATGCTGAGGGGAGCAGTTTGAAGCAGCTTTGTCCATTTGTGCAAGGAggcagcagctcctggggctgCGGAtctgtcccccctcccaccctgaggGTCCTGCAAGTCTGTGGTTGCCCTGACTCAGGCTTCGTTAAGACAGCCAGGTGCTGCCTGTGaatgggggctccagctgctcagTATCCTTGCAAACTGGAGCCGGCTTCTATTTCTGAGCTGATTCTGGACTGTCAGGATCAGTAGcaaccttccctctccctctgttgACAGGGCAAAGTTCTGGGTTTGAAAGCTCAGTGGTTCCAGAGTCCCAGAAAAAGCAGGAATCCAGCCCCAAGGTGAGCAGAGCTCTTGCTACATCTGTGGCCAAAGACATCTGTAGCCACAGAAGCCGCAGCAATTAGCTGGGGAGTTGATGGTGCAGGGGCTGTCCCCACTGACTGACTGACCTGTGGCATTAGAAATTGAGTAGGGGTAAGGTGTGGGTGaggaagcacagggctgggatatCAGGGAGCTGCAGGTTGTGATTGAGGGGTGCtggtggggatgggagagagccCAGGCTTAGAATAGCAGGGGAGTGCAGGTCCAGATGGGGTGGGAGAGCTGGGGGCTCTGTAGTTGCAATTGTTACATTCCTATGttcaggggctgtgtgtggagaTTAACTGCTTGCAAAGTGGCAGGAAGTGGTGAGTTATCAGCCCTGAGCATCTCTGTGCTGAGACCATCTCCTCTCCTCGACCTACTTTCTGCCATTGACTGCTGGCTGCTCCGTGTCCCACAGTTGTGTTTGCCTCCAGTGAGCAGCGGGACCACCAGGCATGAAACTGGATGCAGTTTGCAGATGGTGGGGATTAGCTCTgatggacagagcaggcagcacagagcaggaaagGAACACATGAGTGAGACTGAACACCCATCATTGCCTCAGAGCCCTGTTGTCACAGATACTTTAGGGCTGATGGGAGCAGGATCTGTTGAGCTGAGCTGAGGCCCTAGCTGCATTTGTGGTCTCACAGTAGGGCAGGCTGTGCGGTAAGGGGTGCTGAGGTATCCTCTGTGCAAGGAGAGGGCTGAGTAGCAGCACTGGGGAAGGCTAAAGCCCCAGGGAACAAGCTGTGGTGCACAGTTCCCCAGGCACAGATGGCAGAGGGGACTCCGGGTATTTCCCTGCTCTGGAGACAATCTGGTCTCTGAGTGTTAGGGGGCTGTTAGTGCCTTTTCTGCAGCCCATGAACCCCATAGCATGGAGGGTGATGCTCTTCCTGAGAGGGAGCAAAGGGACCCTACTGCTAGTCAGGGGGTGCTCAGCTCTGCCATCCCCAGCAGGGGCAAATTCCCACAGGGAATTTGTTGGTTACAAGAGAGGGTGGGAGTTAGTGCTGCCAATGACATCCTAAGCAGCCAGAGGCTTCCACCCAACCCTAAGGCACATGCCACCCTCCCTCCGACACCTCTGCTCTATCCCCAGAAGCCTACATGCTACGCCAACCTCAAGATGCTGAAACCCCAAGGCCGGCAGCTGCCAGAATCATCAGTGGGGGGTGCTGAGATCCAGTACACAGATGTGGTGGTGACGGGGCCCAGGCGGTCAGAGCCAGAGATTTGGGGCGGGGGGCTCCTGAAAGGCAGAGAGGCTACTCGGCCGCAGTCAGAGCTTTACGCCTCTGTGCATGCAGACAGGTACACAGCGAAGTTTGAGAACCAAGACTACGCTAATAACCATGCGGTTCCCAGCTGAAGGGTGGGGGGCTAACGGAGTTCTGTGTGCATGATCGATAGCAATAAATTCAAGCTTCACTAATGGCTCCAGTGTCTCACGTGCTGCTGAGGATACAGAAAAGCCCCTGTTCCAGCAATGCCACTGCCTCAGGCTGGGGCCATGCTCGCATCCCGCCATGTTTGCTGTGTTGCTGACAGCGATTTAATTTCTGTGCCTACTTCTTCCTCAAGGAGCAAGATTCCCCAGGCCCGCTGAATAATGCATAGTTCTCCTGCCAGGGAAGGTGATGGGGAATGATACTTCTTgtacatgggggaggggagtataTATTTATTAGTACagttggggtgggtgggggataaTGCCAGTCACCACCTACCCTGCCACATCCCTGAGCTTGGTCTTCCCATCATGCCAGGTACTAACATACTCCCAGTCCCACAAAACAGAGATGGGGTTTCCCCATGGAAGGCATGCTCTatacagccccccaccccagtgcacaGGTGCAATGAGAGATGGGCCCTGCCCCAAGCGGTTGGAATTTGATACTGGAAGAGCTGTGGGTGCCCTGTGTGCACCTCAGGCTGGGCTCTTGCCTAGTGGGGGTCTGAGCCAGTGTGCATGGAGGGAATGCAGAGGTGATGTAGTAAGAGATGAAAGGGGAGAGGCCAGGGAAAGCATAGTTGGGGCGGCTCCAGATagcagcatgccaagcgtgtgcctggggcagcacgtcacagggggcgctctgccggttgccgcgagggcggcaggcaggttgccttcagcggcatgcctgcggagggtcccctggtcccacggcttcggcagacctcccgcaggctgccgccgaatccgcggaccggggacctcccgccggcaagccgccgaaggcagcctgcctgcctgccgtgcttggtgcggcaaaagccctagagccgcccctgagtatAGTCTGGGGCCCAGCCCGAACGGGGGCAGCAGACACCAGTCACAGCCCCCGGCCCTGCTGGCAGGCTTCACAGCCAGGCAGCTACTGCGGGGAACTTTCCCGGCTTCTGCACTGGCCAGTGGGATCCAGCCCGCGTTCCCTGGCCTGCCCCGGCCCCGTCTGCTTAGTCTCCGCCCCGCACagcctctgcccttcccccagcagccagcggcttcagcagatgttactgagcatgctcagtccctGCGCCGCTGCACCAGCCCCTGGGTCAACGACCAGACCGAGGTGCACAGCCGCGCGCAGAGGGAGGGACAGGCTGGGCCCCCACAGGATGGAAGGGCCCGGGGCAGGCTGGTAGGTGTAGTTCCTGACTCTCCTCGGGCCGGAAGTGACGTTGTGTCTGCCGGAGTGGCGAGGGCTCTTGTCGCTCAGGAGACGGAAGTGCCCGGCCCGCTTTCCGGGGCACGCTGGGAAGTGTAGTTCTGTTTCGCACGCGCGGCCTGCGGTTGGGGCTGACGGAGCCGGAAGGGGCGGGGCCGGCGGAAGGGAGACGCGGTGACGCTCCCGTTGCCGGGAGCCCGGGCTGGGCGGGGGGAGCCGCGGGCGGGATGGAAAATCAGGCGGGGTTAAACTATCGCTGTTCAGCCAGGGATCCCGGGGGGGGAGCGGTGTGAAATactgactgcccccccccgcaCACGGCAACTCCCCCCGCACNNNNNNNNNNNNNNNNNNNNNNNNNNNNNNNNNNNNNNNNNNNNNNNNNNNNNNNNNNNNNNNNNNNNNNNNNNNNNNNNNNNNNNNNNNNNNNNNNNNNNNNNNNNNNNNNNNNNNNNNNNNNNNNNNNNNNNNNNNNNNNNNNNNNNNNNNNNNNNNNNNNNNNNNNNNNNNNNNNNNNNNNNNNNNNNNNNNNNNNNNNNNNNNNNNNNNNNNNNNNNNNNNNNNNNNNNNNNNNNNNNNNNNNNNNNNNNNNNNNNNNNNNNNNNNNNNNNNNNNNNNNNNNNNNNNNNNNNNNNNNNNAGAGATATGTGTAGAGAGGCGCGATGTGCCactcccccccccgcacacaccacCCCCCCCGCAGTCCCAGCTActgcccccccccgcacacaccaACTCCCTCCCCACAGTCCCAGCTACTGCCCCCTCGCACACACTAACTCCTCCCGcagtcccagctcctgcccctcacacacacaccaattgCCCCCTGCAGTCCCAGCTACCGCCCCCTGGCACACACCAACTCCCCCCCTAGTCCAAGCTactacccccccacacacacatcaatTGCCCCCGCAGTCCCAGTTACTGGCCCCCGCACAGAACTGCCCCACACAGCTACCCACCCAGTGCCAGGGGGTCtttctcctccatcccctccccgaCCCCAAAGCAGCTCCCCAAAGGGTTCCGGGTGACTGACTGTTTAATGAGCTGCCATAGAGAATCCCATCAAACTCTCCCACTTTTCTCAGCTATTTAGTATCAATATAAAAAGCCCTTCAGATTTTGGTGGTTTTCtgtcatattaaatattttgatctaTTTCCTCCCCAGTTCTCAGAGATAGATCTAAAATACCCAGTGTGCACTCCTGTGGTAGCCATGGtgctcccaggatattacaggCTGCTCCTTTGATTTATATACCAATGGTTGGTGTTATTCTCCATACCGTTCCTTATGAATCCATACGTTAGCTATTTTGAGCAGTGGCTGTGCattgagtggatttttttttaattaagctgtCTACAGCAACATGCAATTGACTTGAGATGATAGTTAATTTACAACCCAGTAAGGTGTATGAGGAGTTCCAATTTTCCTCTCCAATGTGCAGTGCTTTGCATTTAGAGAGATAGGGTAGGTTAAGTAATACCTTTTAcagaaccaacttctgttggtgagagagagaagcttctgagctacacagagctcttcaggagAATATCCTAAAAGATACTAAAATTTTGCCCTGCTTCCTCTCTAGTTACTTTTTACTAATTTAATATTCCCTGAGATATTCCCTGTCTctctaattatagaatattaaCATAAAATCCCCtcagattttgactttttctcAAATTATTGAATAGTGATAACAAAACCTTGCAGATGTTGCCCCTTTTCGAATAATGCTATGAAATTCACTCAGATGTTACCTCTGTGCTTACTACTGTCTATTGATATATAATCCCTCACAATTTTACACTTTTCTCTCTAGTTTGTGAAAGTTGATTCAAAATGCTTCAGATTTCCACTTTTCTCTCTTTAATGACTGAACACTGACtgccgattttgagcagccagataccagggctatcagAGGAGCCCAGCGAGAGCcaatttgaatcagggaggctttgaggcaacactttgaaaatgagaactcGCAATGTATATTTCTGTGATTCGTGCTGCAATGCTACATTACATGCGGTTTTCCTGGGAAGCAATGGTGACATTTGGGGCCATGCATTCCAGTAAGCAAATGCTTGAAATGCCTGTGCATGTACTGGTAGCGCCTGCGATCTCAATTTGTAGGCAACAAATAAAGATGTTACCATttgaaaactttgcttttattgcagAAGAAACAGCACACGCAGACACACAGAGATAATTGGtgggtgtcacagagtgtggggggagacCAGGCCCGGCACCCcgacttcctgcgattcaccaggactctcagccagccagtaaaacagaaggtttgttTAGATGCCAGGAACACAGGCCAAAccaggtcttgccggtacagacaacaggaccccctttagttaggtccatctgggggccccagggaggccacagcccagTTGGGAAGCGCAAGCCGCATTGGGgctcctctccatttcccagccagctccaaactgaaatgccctccagcctctcactcagtcTCCCCGCCACCCCCCAACTTCGTGTCCTTTGTCCAtttttcccaggcagaggtgtcacctggccttcaGCCCCCCTCCTGAGttctcaggtatcctcccttccccaaggcaggcagtcccaactcccctgcaaccttcccaggtcaacaCTCctcactcagcattcacataacacatcaaaaacattcccagttcatcacatctctccccccttcaagACCGAACTGAGCAGGGTCACTTCAGCCAGTGACCAGGGGAAGTTCAaacccacccccattcccatGGCTGCCCCAGCATCCACCCCACTTCCTGGGTGAGCATTACCCAAGCCCTTCCAGTTTCCTGCCCCAGTTTAGGTCAGGGATGCTTGATGGCAC contains these protein-coding regions:
- the LOC116829495 gene encoding uncharacterized protein LOC116829495 isoform X1; protein product: MDSETPLATVTAFAGCSPCVCPTPEKENEINAMDFCMDGSTYATAGKDRHIRLYDSHTNQLSHILQAPDFMTGDVTPSSGHSRRIFALRFHPGERHMFLTAGWDDCVKIWDKRMAKEAQRVINGPHICGPGLDIQGNCVLTGSWVPHNALQLWDLRTSQLQKNLPFPGGPTQGQFLYAARFCDQDIVVAGGSGTSGASAIHTGTDQVLGEILLPNKPVQSVAVAPCGRVVAVAGVGGNLHIADLH
- the LOC116829495 gene encoding uncharacterized protein LOC116829495 isoform X2; amino-acid sequence: MDSETPLATVTEKENEINAMDFCMDGSTYATAGKDRHIRLYDSHTNQLSHILQAPDFMTGDVTPSSGHSRRIFALRFHPGERHMFLTAGWDDCVKIWDKRMAKEAQRVINGPHICGPGLDIQGNCVLTGSWVPHNALQLWDLRTSQLQKNLPFPGGPTQGQFLYAARFCDQDIVVAGGSGTSGASAIHTGTDQVLGEILLPNKPVQSVAVAPCGRVVAVAGVGGNLHIADLH
- the SIT1 gene encoding signaling threshold-regulating transmembrane adapter 1; this encodes MGSSSYNCSDFSGLGQLQGTGAMWGLVGALVLSHLVSLLWNIFCCVRHTAHRDESRKLLPRFSRSVKHVTEEIPVYGNISYLQTGQSSGFESSVVPESQKKQESSPKKPTCYANLKMLKPQGRQLPESSVGGAEIQYTDVVVTGPRRSEPEIWGGGLLKGREATRPQSELYASVHADRYTAKFENQDYANNHAVPS